The following are encoded in a window of Dioscorea cayenensis subsp. rotundata cultivar TDr96_F1 chromosome 16, TDr96_F1_v2_PseudoChromosome.rev07_lg8_w22 25.fasta, whole genome shotgun sequence genomic DNA:
- the LOC120279055 gene encoding putative disease resistance protein RGA3, giving the protein MNRKCRLFAIVGMGGIGKTTLARQIYNDSKINDHFLLHSWIWVSKSSTSTTDLLKEIIRNVGDSYGEAMTIAELQKILSKVLHEKSLFLVLDDVWDADVWIELIKSLIQIATTKCRVLVTTRDRNTAMKMGAVHIHNVNKLSSDFGWELLCKKVSTNNDESDMQRMKDIGMQIIDKCDGLPVAIKAIAGVLITKGKNKREWENVLNSDAWAITGLPEELQGALYLSYEALPSALKQCFLYCYLKTHEFHREELIHEWIAEGFIKPSGNALMEDVAKDYYMELIRRSFLQPNSSYVDMSTCTMHDLLRRLAQALAGNESFCGDLQDAPSTNSVQKLRHLTVFNERESLSIQHLNHLRTLRLVIPTSLNTQVIGSLKHLRLLILRGAGIENIPDSIGDLVHLRLLDLMGTRICKLPDSLGNLVNLQFLLVAGCESLHILPTSITKLYNLRMLNLRNTPLNYVPKGICKLEHLNYLSGFIIGDNGIDEGEGCNLEELEALKNLNHLDIKNLEKARGKRASVLSNKPNLRELFLNCTPNISGHIQQQEMDNIMQVFDELRPPPDLEKLVIFNFFGGQYPKWMTSSSISATLPELTSLHLYDCANCPQLPPLGQLPQLNYLKIQGATAVVSIGPEFLGNEEPAACAFPKLENLALVDMPNWEEWSLISGEEDNKLETSKQLLFPHLIAISMQNCHKLKALPRGFNCIRHLYILSAHNLSRVSDLPTLRKLVVADCPILQCVEKLESLQSLKMTDRKNKSLPEWLISFLQQHIKPHENQFHLDLKCSAQALKGCLKGRPYWCFLQQVPRLEAYAENGSMYLKFTKEPFSYQTNVVEDIN; this is encoded by the exons ATGAACAGAAAATGCCGTCTTTTTGCCATTGTCGGTATGGGAGGGATAGGCAAAACCACACTTGCACGACAAATTTATAATGATTCAAAGATAAATGATCATTTTTTGTTACATTCGTGGATTTGGGTTTCAAAATCTTCGACATCAACGACTGACTTGCTGAAAGAAATCATAAGGAATGTTGGGGATAGTTATGGAGAGGCAATGACAATCGCTGAGTTACAAAAAATTCTTTCTAAGGTTCTGCATGAGAAGAGCTTGTTCTTGGTTTTGGATGATGTTTGGGATGCGGATGTATggattgaattaattaaaagtcTGATACAAATAGCAACAACAAAATGCAGAGTCTTGGTTACCACAAGAGACAGAAATACTGCTATGAAAATGGGGGCAGTTCATATCCACAATGTCAATAAATTGTCTTCGGATTTTGGTTGGGAATTACTTTGTAAGAAAGTTTCCACAAACAATGATGAGAGTGATATGCAAAGAATGAAGGATATTGGGATGCAAATTATTGATAAATGTGATGGTCTTCCGGTTGCAATCAAAGCTATTGCTGGTGTTCTTATAACAAAaggcaaaaataaaagagaatggGAGAATGTTCTTAATAGCGATGCGTGGGCTATTACTGGACTTCCAGAAGAGCTCCAAGGAGCATTATATTTGAGCTATGAAGCTTTACCTTCTGCTCTTAAACAATGTTTCCTCTATTGTTATCTTAAAACTCATGAATTTCATCGTGAAGAACTTATTCATGAATGGATTGCAGAAGGTTTTATAAAACCAAGTGGAAATGCATTGATGGAGGATGTTGCTAAAGATTATTATATGGAATTAATTAGGAGGAGTTTCTTACAACCTAATTCAAGTTATGTTGATATGTCCACATGCacaatgcatgatttgttgcgaCGTCTTGCTCAGGCTCTAGCAGGTAATGAAAGCTTTTGTGGAGATCTGCAAGATGCACCAAGCACTAATTCAGTACAAAAATTGCGACATCTGACAGTGTTCAATGAAAGGGAAAGCCTAAGTATTCAACATCTTAATCACCTTAGAACACTAAGGTTAGTGATCCCTACAAGTTTGAACACACAAGTGATTGGAAGCCTTAAGCATTTGCGTCTATTAATCCTCCGTGGTGCCGGTATTGAGAATATCCCCGATAGTATTGGGGATTTAGTACACCTGAGGCTTCTTGATCTAATGGGTACAAGAATATGCAAACTCCCAGATTCTTTGGGAAATCTTGTTAACTTACAATTCTTGTTGGTTGCTGGTTGTGAATCTTTGCACATCCTCCCTACAAGCATAACTAAGCTATATAATCTAAGGATGCTCAATCTCCGTAACACTCCTTTGAATTATGTGCCCAAGGGAATATGCAAGTTGGAACATCTTAATTATTTGTCAGGATTTATTATTGGAGACAATGGTATTGATGAAGGAGAGGGATGTAACCTAGAAGAGTTGGAGGCACTTAAAAACCTCAATCACCTTGACATAAAGAACTTGGAAAAAGCAAGAGGCAAACGTGCTTCAGTGCTCTCGAACAAGCCTAATCTCAGAGAATTGTTTCTAAATTGTACACCAAACATTAGTGGACatattcaacaacaagagatgGACAATATTATGCAAGTCTTTGATGAGCTACGCCCTCCACCAGATCTTGAGAAACTAGtaattttcaacttttttggGGGTCAATATCCAAAGTGGATGACATCCTCTTCCATCAGTGCTACACTTCCTGAATTAACTTCTTTACATCTGTATGACTGCGCCAACTGCCCTCAGCTTCCCCCACTTGGCCAACTGCCTCAGCTCAACTATCTGAAGATACAGGGAGCAACTGCAGTAGTATCAATTGGCCCTGAATTTCTCGGTAATGAAGAACCTGCAGCATGTGCCTTTCCCAAGCTTGAAAACTTAGCACTTGTGGACATGCCTAATTGGGAGGAATGGTCATTGATCAGTGGAGAAGAAGACAACAAGCTTGAAACAAGCAAGCAACTGCTCTTCCCTCATCTCATTGCTATTTCCATGCAAAACTGCCACAAGCTTAAAGCTCTTCCAAGAGGCTTCAATTGCATCAGACATTTGTACATTTTAAGTGCTCACAACCTTTCAAGGGTCTCTGATCTCCCTACCTTGAGAAAATTGGTGGTCGCTGATTGCCCAATTCTGCAGTGTGTTGAGAAGCTCGAGTCTTTGCAGAGCTTGAAGATGACTGATAGAAAGAACAAGAGTCTCCCTGAGTGGCTCATTTCTTTCCTCCAACAGCACATAAAGCCTCACGAGAATCAATTCCACTTGGATTTGAAATGCAGTGCCCAAGCATTGAAGGGATGTTTGAAAGGGCGCCCCTATTGGTGTTTCCTCCAGCAAGTTCCACGCTTGGAAGCCTATGCAGAGAATGGAAGCATGTATTTAAAGTTCACCAAGGAACCATTTTCCTACCAAACCAATGTTGTTGAAGACATCAACTG A
- the LOC120279192 gene encoding uncharacterized protein LOC120279192, with protein MSSSSSKSETTVGTATLKAPTRDGTVTLQYPLLTKSNYSAWALKMKVYMHAKGVWDAIEPIDLNEGVETWKDQMDLAAIYQGISEETLLVLAEKETAKEAWEMLKTMHMGAELIKEAKIHTLRSEFEGLRMREAETVDGFATKLTTIVNKIRALGDKVKEAYVIKKLLHAVPSKFIQIASTIEQFGNLQTMTVEEVIGSLKAHEERLRGYEDEKEEHILLTKAEWKAREEGEGTSNLLRGRGGNNWRGRGRGLGHSDDRSGNEGTHQEKKFDKTKVKYYNCHYFGHYAYECRSKKKDEEAYLVEKQDDNDDEPTLLMTTHLVEK; from the coding sequence ATGTCAAGTTCATCATCAAAGAGTGAAACAACCGTCGGCACGGCAACATTGAAGGCTCCAACAAGAGACGGGACGGTGACCCTCCAGTATCCGTTACTCACGAAGAGCAACTACTCGGCATGGGCGCTCAAGATGAAAGTGTACATGCATGCAAAAGGCGTGTGGGATGCCATTGAGCCTATTGATCTAAATGAGGGGGTAGAGACGTGGAAAGATCAGATGGACCTTGCTGCCATCTATCAGGGCATTAGCGAGGAGACGCTCCTTGTGTTGGCTGAGAAGGAGACGGCCAAGGAGGCATGGGAGATGTTGAAGACAATGCACATGGGCGCCGAGCTCATCAAGGAGGCAAAGATCCATACTTTGAGAAGCGAGTTTGAAGGTCTACGCATGCGTGAAGCGGAGACGGTTGATGGCTTTGCCACAAAGTTGACCACAATAGTCAACAAAATTCGTGCATTGGGCGACAAGGTGAAGGAGGCCTACGTCATCAAGAAGCTCCTTCATGCTGTCCCTTCAAAGTTTATTCAGATTGCATCGACGATTGAGCAGTTCGGCAATCTCCAAACGATGACCGTGGAGGAGGTCATCGGGTCGCTTAAAGCCCATGAAGAACGATTGCGAGGTTACGAggatgagaaagaagaacaCATCCTATTGACAAAGGCTGAATGGAAGGCAAGAGAAGAAGGTGAAGGTACATCAAACTTGTTGAGAGGACGAGGAGGAAACAACTGGCGTGGTCGTGGGCGTGGACTCGGACACAGTGATGATAGAAGTGGAAATGAAGGCACTCATCAAGAGAAGAAGTTTGACAAGACCAAGGTGAAATACTATAATTGTCATTATTTTGGTCATTATGCCTATGAGTGCAGatccaagaagaaggatgaggaAGCCTATCTTGTGGAGAAAcaagatgataatgatgatgagccGACGCTACTCATGACAACCCATCTTGTGGAGAaataa